In one Arachis duranensis cultivar V14167 chromosome 9, aradu.V14167.gnm2.J7QH, whole genome shotgun sequence genomic region, the following are encoded:
- the LOC107465874 gene encoding uncharacterized mitochondrial protein AtMg00860-like produces MTVISNEKNELIPTRTVTGWKMCIDYRRLNDATRKYHFSLPFIDQMLERLAGHAYYCFVDGYSRCQETKLVLNWEKCHFMVHEGIVLGHKVSSKGIEVDKAKIEIIEKLPIPVNVKAVRSFLGHAGFYRRFIKYFSKIAKPLSNLLMIDSPFIFDDNFKHAFENLKRKLITAPIITPPDWELPFELMSDASDFVIGAMLGQKKDKMHHVIYYASKVLNEA; encoded by the exons ATGACTGTAATCtccaatgagaagaatgagttaATCCCTACAAGAACAGTGACTGGTTGGAAGATGTGCATAGATTATAGAAGACTGAATGATGCTACAAGGAAATATCATTTCTCTCTCCCCTTCATTGATCAGATGTTGGAAAGATTGGCAGGCCATGCTTATTATTGCTTCGTGGATGGGTATTCCag atgccaagaaactAAACTGGTATTGAATTGGGAgaaatgccatttcatggttCATGAAGGGATAGTTCTTGGGCATAAAGTTTCAAGCAAAGGTATAGAAGTTGACAAAGCTAAAATAGAAATCATTGAAAAGCTTCCTATACCTGTTAATGTGAAAGCAGTAAGGAGTTTTCTTGGGCATGCTGGTTTTTACAGGAGGTTCATCAAATATTTCTCAAAAATAGCAAAACCATTGAGTAATTTGCTAATGATTGATAGCCCTTTCATCTTTGATGATAATTTCAAGCATGcctttgaaaatttaaagagaaaactcattacagcaccaattatcacacccCCTGATTGGGAATTACCTTTTGAACTTATGTCTGATGCAAGTGACTTTGTAATTGGTGCTATGTTGGGGCAAAAGAAAGACAAGATGCaccatgtcatatattatgctaGCAAGGTGTTAAATGAAGCATAG